From Daphnia magna isolate NIES linkage group LG2, ASM2063170v1.1, whole genome shotgun sequence:
ATGTCACGGTTTCCGATCGTTCCCCGGAGTGCATCTTCAATAACAACCGGAGCAAccactcttttcttttctctctctcttttctatGTCTCTGTTGTGTGAATCTGTGCGTCTCTGCTGTTGCTTCTACATATGGATCTATAAATATGAAAATAGTTTGCctaaactgaaaaagaaacgggGGGAGAAGCGATCCAAAACAAACagtataatatatatagtctattcacccaaaaataaatgttttgcTGATTGCTTGTATACCTATGTGTTGCAACGTATGAGATGTTTtggatgaagaaaaaacactCTCCCGATATTGTATTGAACATGTTTTCGAATATAGGCTACACGTATAGTGCTATTGCTAAAGACCATATATGGCTAAACTGTCTTTTAATGAAGTctattttcattaaaaaaaaaaaaaaaaagaaatgcttgAAATTTGAATGTGTTGGCTTGAGGGCTGGTGCCTTGATGTGTAGCTACATTTAAGAACGATTATTTATTAAGGGGTTTTGGAAGTGGTGAAGCGCAAAAGTGGCTGGATCTCTTACTCCATCTTTTTAAATGGCTGGGCCCAAAACGCTTTGATTGTGTTCGCTTCATTTCGTTTCTCCATCACTTTCATAATATCgaccaaaaagaaatttttctttttttatactTGCCTCAGAAGAGCAACACGAGAGAACAAATTCGCACAGAGGAAAAATGGAGTTTGTTTCGTCtctgaaatgaaaagaaactcATCAAGGTAGACGAAGAAAAACTGTAGAATAGGTAGTAGACCCATAATTGATTTGCAAGCCTGTCGAGAATCGCCAGCAAATTCGGAAAATCCGGAATCCTAGAGACGAATAAATGCACTTGACACGTCGACGATGTAGAAAAATGCGTGCGGGATGATGATGTCTTCTTTGACTTTCTTTCGGCAGCAGCACGTGTCTAGACAAACGGAAATCAGTGCACATCATCCGTCAGTCGATTGCACTTGCGTTCCCTCCTTCATCACTCATCTATTCAGTACAATTGTAAAtacccattttcttttgaaaaatgaacctCACTTAATCTTGCAGTTTTTCTTCTACGCTTTCATCGAATGCCGCATATAACATTTGTCGAGTGGGCGTCTAGCTGTGCGATCAACAGCCTTCGATGCTACGATTGtgttctcttttgttttccactGTCATTTACAAAAACTCAAGCCACACTTTTCttcgtaaaagaaaaaaccttgGGAGTAGATTGTCTTTGTTCTTCCCATTGGTTTTTCTCATACCAGCACTGAAGAGTTAAACACAAAACTTTTCTCTTGGCCGATGTAATATTCATGGAAGGCAAGCCGTTAAAAATGACAAGATAGTCGGATTGTCTGATGGTTGCGTCATAGCACGTCAATCATTGACCATAAATTCAACTTTCCCTATAAACATTTAGAGTTTCTTGTCGTTCATTTTTCAATATCCAACCTATATTGTCCTACAATCTTTCAAACCATGTAACGGAAACGAAATATAATCAAGACAACATGAAAAGATAGGGACATAAGCAATGGGTATTGATTATATTCATCGAGCCTTACTGGTTAAAAGAGATAAGCGTCGCTTTAAATGTTGTCGTAGTTGGAAAAAGACCGATGGTGTTAGCCCCGCGCTTCGACGACTTGCTACCTAGTTGAATTTTGTTcaatataaattattttttcaatgtgaCTCACAGAATTATCCAGTTGATaaagctcattttttaaaatcatgaaTAAAATTACAGTTTTCCGTTAAACCTTTCAGATTCTGGCTTGGTAGTCCAGTGGAAATAATTTCCGTTAAAAAATCTTGCCATTTTGGCACTTAAGAATGAAAAGTTTTGAATTCAATTCttaaaattattaatatttttcatttttaaggTTCCATAATATTTCATTCATCCTTTTGTCCTTAATTATTTTGTGTCATTCAAAATATTGGCAACATTGgtcattctaaaaaaaaaaaaaatactgtttTTGTTCTATTAATCTAATAAATTTACGTTTGCGTGTTGCGAactaataaatttaaaaagtgAACTATATTCAGTAGACTATACTGAATACAACTTTGTcgtaaaaaaggaaagtttGTAAGGTCTACtacagttaaaaactgttaaagCGTTAGAACTGTCATCATCGGTACTTTGCCGAGAATGACATTATATAGGCTATAGGGGCCTTTTTAGCTAAGGAATCCCTCTGATGCTGACTGGATCTGCCTTATGGCTGGGGTAGTATATCGTTGTAAGGTAAAGTTGTCTAGTCTACTGTAATAAATGTcccatgaaaaagaaataggcGTAAGAAATATCATTTTGTTTGATTAAATTGAAGATATTCGTCAATATAGTGGCAACACCTGTATCGAAACTCGAAAGGTAGTCTACTTATCTTTTAGACTGTTCTCTTGGCAAATAACAGAAGTTGTACAGTAGAATAGTTGACGTGGTGTTGAATGTGTAAGCTAAGACATGAACAAGAAACGCATGTCGACCGAAAAAATTGACAGCTGCTGCTGGATCGTAGGCGTAAAGGCTGGCATCGACTGTCTGGAGGCTTTACGAACTCGTAGGTAACATGCAAGACGATCGGACACGTAATTTATGTAACCAAAGAGCGAGAAGAAGAAGGTGATGACACATTGACAAGTAGAGCAGCTCGTCTCCCTCTTGCTCTGTGCGCTATCAGATACAAAGAGAAATGTGTAACCTAACATAGACTGGGCTTTTCTATATATTTCCCGTGTCGCTATATACACAGCCAGTGAGCGTTAGATTACACATGTCGCCTTCTGATGGAAAATGGTGCAGTGGAAGAAAGTAAATCGAATTTAGCTTGGCTGCAGAGGCGACAGAGCAGATGACCAAAgttgacaacaacaacaacacagaCCGGTGTTCGACTATACTCGTATCTACTGTGACAGCAACGGAGACGTTTGAGTTGGTGTGCAGTACAGCatctttttactttcttgCAAACTTTAAAAGAGGATCTCTACTTTTCGTTCGTGTTCTGTGTAGTCTACCATCGCTTCCCATCAAATAGTCAAGTCGAATTTATATACAAGTTTTCTCTttgcctcttctttttttgttgcgcCATTGCGTCCAACAAGAAATTCGACTGCTGCTGATGGCAGGTTGTGAATGCAACTGCCGTTTTTGAGAACAGAAAAGTGTCGCATGTTTTCTGTTTGACATGTAAACCTATCAGGCATTGGATCGAGCTCCGACGGAAATGTACAGGCCATTTGCAATTCACGATGTAATTCTCTTTTCTTGAATCGCTTTCAGATGTGTActtaagaaagaaaatctcGTCGATGCACGTGCTATTCTACAGATTAAACGACCTGGCAACGACAGCCAAGTAAACGTGAACAAGGGAAATGTATGCGCGTCTCGAAATCTTTTAAGCTCTTTGTGTCCATCAGCATGTTTTCGTGCATATTGGACTGGAGTAACAGCAGCACGAGCAGGGATTAATATCGCAACTGTATATtggctatttttattttggccgAGTTTTTCAATATATGCGAGCAAACGGACATGTCCGAGAGAGCAGCAACAGCTTCCGCCTGTGAACGTTGAAGCGAGTCTAATCGATAATATGCCGAGCAGCAGCGTCGGCGGCCACCTTTATATAAACAGGCTTGTACGTTTTAGACGTATGAAACAAACGTGCCACGTGCTGTCAGGACTAAATAGTGCAGTACGAGATGTAAGAGTTGAATCTGTAGATGCGCTTTGTCTGTGCATTTCGTAtatcgaaagaagaagaaaaccaaaaagaagaTCGAATTGTCTAGTATGGCCAAACAGTGCTCGTCGTCATCAATGAGAGCGGCACGTTCATCCGCCAAAATTGCTGAAACAGCAACCATCAGCCGCGCACGGCGAAAAAGTGTAGAGTCAGTCACGCGGAACGCCCGCCTACATGGACGCAGTCGACCTGACGTTATCGCCCGCATCAGCAATAGCTGCCAGCCAAAGAACAATGGCACTCGTCATTCTCGATTGTCACGCAACTCTTTTTCGATTGACGTGATTCGTCAAATTTTCGTGCATATTCATCAAGTCTATTTGGCCGGCaagagaataaagaaaacgcATTCCTAATCAACGGCGAATTTTCGAATGTGTGCGTCAAACAGTCTTAACTGGTGCGTCCGACTGTGCTGCCGTCTATTCTAAATGGGCTGCATTATTTCGACAATAATACAATTAGAAGCAATAAGTTGAAGGCTGAACTTTGAAACAGCGGCGGTTGCAAAAGTGATCTCCAAAGTTTCCCTATTGAAAACTGTCGACGCCACTGACGCCGAGACCAAGATCCAAACTACGCCGCGTCTTGTTCTCCCATGCAACGTCTAAGATTCTCAAACGCATTTGTTATACCAAAAGCTCTTTCTCTTCGACATCATGTGAAGAAAACGTGCTGTTGGTAGCGCTCGGTAGAGACGCGATAAATGCGGAATCGATCCACCACATTTATCTGGTAGAGTCGACTGCTTTTCTTGCGATACGCCGCCAAAAGAATAGACTCTTGATGTGTAGTATTGCTCGCCGGATGGGCACAGCCGCATTTATTGTCTGCGGCTCTCCATTAAAACTGGattccccttttctttcgaCATCTccttactttttatttttatttttttttgccccacTATTTTCATTCTACACATTAATATGGCTGCGCAGCATTTAAAAAGGCattcaaattgttttccatttgaatgctgcccttttttttttttacaatcaatcgaggaaaaaaagaaaaaagggaaaccaaCTGGTAGCAAGAAATAAATTCTTTGGAATTGAATTGCACACGTGCATTGAAGGGATTTGCCTATTAGTTGCTTCAACCTCACATTTCGTCATGTGGACGCAGTACACTATGGACTTGGATCTGTTCTATTGTACTCGCCTTTGCACAGCGATCGATATGTGTAGTGTACTATACGCCTTTGTTGGGTTCCATCGGAAACTCTTTTCATGGCTCTTGACGACGTTCTACGAGGTCATATTTCCTATTACTCACACAGATAGTCTATCAATGTGCTTAAACTCGGATGCGTTCATATGTACGTCTGTAGCAGACGGACGTAACGATCATTTCGACGCCAACGTCAATCTCATCAAGGCTCTCAAACTCGCTAAAGATGTttggttagaaaaaaaaagggccgcATTCTGCATGTCAGGCACATGATCCATTATGCAATCGAATGATTCGAAATGTATTCCGTTTCTCTTCTGCTGTGCCTCCATGTCTACGTATATCCTTAGGGGTATTGTTCGACAGGATAGTCGAGACTCGAGAGGCAGCAAGGGACAGACACACACGAGTCGAAATAATCACGAGCAAAGTCTGATATCGAAACGTTCTTATTCCTCTCGATCGCCCTTGACGATGTGGCCCCTTTTTCTTGGCATCCAACAGCACccgaaacaataaaaatatcaaaaaagaaagaaataaataaataacgtCGGATGTTGGAACAgaggaaaataaatatatggtgaaagaaaaagaaaacgagcaCGCCTATATGAAGCTCCTGCGCGTCGTTGCATCTTTTATAGATTGACCCTGACGACAGCGAGCACTGGCTCGATCGATAATCAATTATTTTCGTCGtctcccttttattttctctttcgcAGCGTCTGCTTCATCGGTTCGTCGCGTCTTGTGCGAACATATTCCTCACTATGAGCCTCCATCACCTACAGCATCATTATTTCTTATTACctgattgttttttgtttgtttttttgcgttcTTTCTCACTTCCCTGTTGCTCCAACGTCAAACTTGCAGCGGGAAATTCCATTTTAATTGGTTTCATCTGGCCGTGCCCTTTTGCCATGTACTTGTTCGTTTAGCCAAAGTCTTGTTTCCTAATAGGATTGCACGCCaatagcagcagcagcggcagcagcagcagcaacgtGATTGCTTCATCCAATCAACACGCTGGCAGCGGAATGATGGACACATTTGCGTCGTCGggaacagcagcagcagctggtCCTCGTTTCCAAAATCAATTGCCATCAGACGTGACTTTTACTCCCGATCGAGGATTCACCATCGAATGTCCAGTTTGGGGACAACCTACACCCCAAATCACTTGGCTCACATCCAAAGGTTAACACAATTCTATTCCCCTTTTCATTTGAGTTGTATAATGAACGGAATACTTGATTTTCAAGAACGTTTAGGCAGCAGCGCGGCAGGCAGCGGCATCTGGAATCCAGTCGAATCATCTTCTACGTCTGCACCGTCAACTGCAACGTCAACTGCAACGACAAACAATCTAATCACGTTATCACCGAATGGCAGTTTGACTTTGCACACCTTCCGGCCGGAGCAGTTCCGACCAGACGTTCACGCTGCCACCTACAGGTGTTTGGCAGCCAATTTCATTGGTCGCATCCTCTCCACTCCTGTGCGCGTCCGTGCAGGTACTAGTCTCGTCAAACTAACAATTATATTCGCCttttaaaacacaaaaatcgtcttacttttctttttggcgcCAAAAAAGTGATTTTGCCGCCATTCGAGGTCACCGTCGAGAATCCTCGAGTTCGTCGTGGCAGTACGGCCGTTTTTCGTTGCTCTGTTCCTGATTCTGTTCGTGATTATGTTACAGTCACTTCTTGGATTCAAGACAATCGATACGACATTTTTCTTACTTCCAGCCAAGGTAGACTATGCCAAGTGGAAATCAACGACTGATTGCATTTTCATGTGTGTCACCTCGCTAACTGTCGATCGACAAATGAAGTAATACGGGCCACGTTGACCTAAggaacaattaaaaaaaaaaacacccttCTGCTCAGGCTCAATTAAATTATCCTCAAAGTTTTGACCTCTTTGTTTGATTTAGTATACGTAAATATTTGTTAAAACTAAAAAGATTGAATTGTTCCTATGTAGAAAATATCGTTACTCCTGGCTTTTGTTTGAACTCAAATCTGCTGCCTTTGCATATTTGGCAAtcgcttttcttttcgagTCAACGTTTACCAAGCGGTTTATTCAGAAATGGCTACCGTCGGCATGGGACGTCAGTTGCAACGGCTCAAATGGAACACAGTTTGTGAAAGTTGAAAAAGTTCCTCGAAAAAGTTTGGTTTTCAGTGTTCACTTTCCATGCCTCTAGCAATTAAAATGATTAAAGAACAACAtgaaaaactcaaaaatttttttttcgtaaaacaGATGGACGTCACGTGATGTTGGCCAATGGCGACTTGCACGTTTTGTCTGCGCGCCAAGGCGACGAGAATCATTTGTATCACTGTCGAGTTCTCGTCCAGCCCAACGGGCAAACAATGACCAGTTCCACTGCTGGACGAATCATCCTCAGTCAAGGTATCTGATTGTGTCAACATTATTGATTTTCCAGTTGAGAAACAATGAAACATGACCTTTACGTGTACCCTAGAAACCATGACAAAGATGGCACCAGTCATTGTAGAAAGTGTGAATCGAATTCGAGTTTGGCGTGGACAAGATGCCGTTTTACCTTGTGTTTTTCACGGATATCCTCCACCTAAAGTCAAGTAACTATTTATTGACACAGTTCTTTTGTCTGAACAATTGTACGTAACCATAAATTGACCCACGCAGATGGTACAAAAGTCAAACGATTCAGTATGGCAATTTGTTGTTGCCACTGGTGGCATCAGCTGCCACGCAAGAGCATCGTGGTGGAGTGCTGGGACTTGGGCGTCATCGCCTCGTTGGTGGCACTTTACTCATCGCTTCCGTCGTCGCCGAAGATCAGGGCCGTTACATTTGTTCCGTCAACAATTCCATGGGATTAGTCGAATCACGTACCGAACTCGTTTTTCGTGACAAATTACAAGTCAGAATCGTTGAATCGTCgaacgtcgtcgtcgtcgccgccgccgccgcatCGGCTGCCCAGCACATTCAAGTCGTCGATGCAGAGACGTCCGTCACCATCACGTGTCATTTCTCCGGTAGTCCCAGGTTAAtcatttttacatttcttgTTAAATGGAATAACAACTTAAGTTAAAATCTGGGGAAAACAAATTCTAGGCCGGTTGTCAGTTGGCTGAAAGATGGCCAGCGCTACTTGGTGGGCAATAGTGGACGTGTCTCTTCTTCATCCGGTGACGACGGCTACACCGATATGGTCCAGTTATCCATTTCGTCCGTCCAACGTGAAGATGAGGGAATATACCAATGCCTGGCATCCAATGACGAAGGAGATTGGGCCCAAGCATCGGCCCAGCTGGCCATTGGAGCATTTCCTCCTCATTTGAAAGAAACGTTCAGTCGGCAAGTTTTACATCCGGGAAGTTCAGTCTCGTTGAAATGTTTAGCCTCTGGCACTCCGCTGCCTCATTTCACTTGGACGCTGGACGCGTTTCCGTTATCGCCCGTTTCCGAACGATATTTCCTCGcccagcagcaacaaacgGGTCACGACGATCATTAGTGGCCCATCTCAACATAACCCACGTCCGAGTCAAAGACGGAGGCAATTTCAAAGTGCGTTTTTGTGCAATAGGTACGTTTTTCTTGTAATTCTTCGATTAAATGGCGTTTGTGCGAACAGTGTGTAGCTGAGACTCGAGTGGGTCGCGTAGAGCATTCAGCCAATTTGCATAATTACGGTAAACAATCAAGTCAAATCAGTGCAGTCAGCCgatgaaaagagaaatttgATTTTCAGGAGCTCCTTATGTTAGACGGATGAGTACAGTCGTTGGAGTTGGTGGCAAACGAATGGAATTACCTTGTCCTGTCGCTGGTTATCCCATTGAGGCCATCACGTGGGAAAAAGgtgacaataaaaataaaattacatttGCTGAATTCAATCAAATTGTCAGAAAAACGTGAATTCAGACTTGACTGTGTTAAACAGACGGACGTCGTTTGCCGCTGAATGGCCGTCAGGGACTTCAATTCAATGGCAGTTTGAGGATGGATCCCTTGGATAAGAGCAGCGACGCCGGTCTTTATAGTTGCGAGGCACGTGGCCAGAACGGACTCTCGGCTCGCCAGTCACTTCAACTCAACATCCTCGGTAAGTCTcagcccttttcttttcctctttttatcTGGAAACTTTGGCTTTTCCTTTAATAGGGATGAATAATCAAAAGCTAAATTAAAACCAACCATAATTCGAgtagtcctttttttttctatcgcaTTTTCTTAGAAGAAATGATGGCACTCGAGTTGATTAGAAAGAGTAAAAATTATAGATCCTcggcaagaaaaaactaaacttaAAAGATAACCTTTTGTTGGATTTTTTCCTGTTGACAGCTTTGCGACAATATTGACTCggcgcctttttcttttccctctccgcCCTGTAAACTTGCTCGGTCGCTGTGTATACTCTTTGATGATGAGAAAGTCAACAGCGCTTTTCTATCCGGActggaagcagaaaaaaaatttaaaaaaaaaggaagttttTTAGCCTCACGTCAAGTCCCTTTCCCTTGGCTCCTTCtcctttctaaaaaaaaaaaaaaaaaaaaaaaagaggaaagaggAAAGCAAATGAGACAGACCGACTATATCGATCCAGCAGCCAGAAGCCAATTTAAGTCtttccccttttatttttgtgataaacaagaaaaagcaGATGAGTTAAGTGGGTAGGAAGGATAAATTAAGAAATTCCTCGacgttcttttttgttgttgcttccgGTCGCCGGAAATccgtttaaaaaacaaaaaacacgaaaaaaaaacgatattGGATACAGACCCGCCTCATATAATGGCAATGAGCGATTCGGCCGTGTTGAATGCCGGCGAGCGATTGGCTCTTCAATGCGCCGTAGTTAAAGGTGGATTGCCGTTGTCCGTCAGCTGGTCGAAAGATGGCCAAGTGATCGCACCGACAACTGCAACGACGACGACTAGCGTCCGTTTGGTGAACGAATTCACAGCCACGTTGACGATTGAATTGTTGACTGGACAATATGGTGGATGGTACGTCTGCCGCAAATATATAATTTCAGTTACAATAgtgcaatagaaaaaaagtggTGGAAATATTTTATCAGGCTTTACTTTAGAGCAGCATTAGCCTTTGCTGTATCTCCACATCATGTAAATGGAAAATCTCTGGAACTTCTTGTTCAGTATGTCAGATCGTATATAGTATTGTTAGCTGAACTTACCGTCTTTCTTCGACAACATGATATTTCAAtagtccttttatttttaacaccAGGAAATGAAGCCATTGTGCATATTGCATCAACCAAGGGCGAAATGTTACCACATATAGGCCAATGTTACAACGGTCACATGAAGTCTGTATGTTGGTACAGTTTATCAACAGGCATAAGAGCATGTTCGGGCAATAATTGTCGGATAGTTTAGGTAAGCTTTTTTTGCCATTACAACAAATCTTTTCATGCACCCTTGGAAATAGGTAATGTTTGTCTTTCATCCTTGTTATAAtggtttgttattttttggTAGGATGCATCGTGCAAAcgtgcttcttttttttataactcgtccatttctttattgccacgaattttttgttgttgttttttttttttcggggattAGGCGATAATCAGGACTTTGTCTACCTAtaacttattttttcttctttttataggTAGATTCTTTGCTGCGTCATAGCTCGGGAGTCGTAACGGGCAATATCCTTGTGCATTAAGTTGGTGAACTCTTGTGTTCCATTGGGTAATGCTATCAAATCTTAATGTGCTATTTGTGAAAGATTTTATTATTCTGTAtgttttaaaggaaaatatttcaaattgatttaTTTGCATGTTACggagttattttttttcctgatctGTGGAGCCTGAcattttccacaatttctatCG
This genomic window contains:
- the LOC123469659 gene encoding Down syndrome cell adhesion molecule-like protein Dscam2 isoform X3; translation: MMDTFASSGTAAAAGPRFQNQLPSDVTFTPDRGFTIECPVWGQPTPQITWLTSKERLGSSAAGSGIWNPVESSSTSAPSTATSTATTNNLITLSPNGSLTLHTFRPEQFRPDVHAATYRCLAANFIGRILSTPVRVRAVILPPFEVTVENPRVRRGSTAVFRCSVPDSVRDYVTVTSWIQDNRYDIFLTSSQDGRHVMLANGDLHVLSARQGDENHLYHCRVLVQPNGQTMTSSTAGRIILSQETMTKMAPVIVESVNRIRVWRGQDAVLPCVFHGYPPPKVKWYKSQTIQYGNLLLPLVASAATQEHRGGVLGLGRHRLVGGTLLIASVVAEDQGRYICSVNNSMGLVESRTELVFRDKLQVRIVESSNVVVVAAAAASAAQHIQVVDAETSVTITCHFSGRLSVG
- the LOC123469659 gene encoding Down syndrome cell adhesion molecule-like protein Dscam2 isoform X1: MMDTFASSGTAAAAGPRFQNQLPSDVTFTPDRGFTIECPVWGQPTPQITWLTSKERLGSSAAGSGIWNPVESSSTSAPSTATSTATTNNLITLSPNGSLTLHTFRPEQFRPDVHAATYRCLAANFIGRILSTPVRVRAVILPPFEVTVENPRVRRGSTAVFRCSVPDSVRDYVTVTSWIQDNRYDIFLTSSQDGRHVMLANGDLHVLSARQGDENHLYHCRVLVQPNGQTMTSSTAGRIILSQETMTKMAPVIVESVNRIRVWRGQDAVLPCVFHGYPPPKVKWYKSQTIQYGNLLLPLVASAATQEHRGGVLGLGRHRLVGGTLLIASVVAEDQGRYICSVNNSMGLVESRTELVFRDKLQVRIVESSNVVVVAAAAASAAQHIQVVDAETSVTITCHFSGSPRPVVSWLKDGQRYLVGNSGRVSSSSGDDGYTDMVQLSISSVQREDEGIYQCLASNDEGDWAQASAQLAIGAFPPHLKETFSRQVLHPGSSVSLKCLASGTPLPHFTWTLDAFPLSPVSERYFLAQQQQTGHDDH
- the LOC123469659 gene encoding Down syndrome cell adhesion molecule-like protein Dscam2 isoform X2, giving the protein MMDTFASSGTAAAAGPRFQNQLPSDVTFTPDRGFTIECPVWGQPTPQITWLTSKGSSAAGSGIWNPVESSSTSAPSTATSTATTNNLITLSPNGSLTLHTFRPEQFRPDVHAATYRCLAANFIGRILSTPVRVRAVILPPFEVTVENPRVRRGSTAVFRCSVPDSVRDYVTVTSWIQDNRYDIFLTSSQDGRHVMLANGDLHVLSARQGDENHLYHCRVLVQPNGQTMTSSTAGRIILSQETMTKMAPVIVESVNRIRVWRGQDAVLPCVFHGYPPPKVKWYKSQTIQYGNLLLPLVASAATQEHRGGVLGLGRHRLVGGTLLIASVVAEDQGRYICSVNNSMGLVESRTELVFRDKLQVRIVESSNVVVVAAAAASAAQHIQVVDAETSVTITCHFSGSPRPVVSWLKDGQRYLVGNSGRVSSSSGDDGYTDMVQLSISSVQREDEGIYQCLASNDEGDWAQASAQLAIGAFPPHLKETFSRQVLHPGSSVSLKCLASGTPLPHFTWTLDAFPLSPVSERYFLAQQQQTGHDDH